In the Methanobacterium sp. Maddingley MBC34 genome, ATGAACTGGAAGAGTATGAAGACGTCTTGAAAAAGATGAGACACAACATTAGAATGGATATCAGGAATATTAGAAAAGAATATTTGCTGCTTTTAAAGGAATTGAATCCCTCACCAGAAGAAAACCAGGAAAAAAGTTCTCGTAAAATTCAAAAAAGAATAAAAAAAAAGAAAGCCATTTTAAAGAAAAGAAACACTAAAATAAGGTCCTATGAACTAATTGAAAACATGGTGGATAATTATTTAACCCAGATAGATGATGCCCGGATTTATATAAGAAATTCAATAGAAAGACGAGTAGGATAATTTAAATTGATTTTATTAACCATTACATTTATAGAATTATTTAGGAGTTTATAATGATAGAAGTGGAAGTTAAAGCCCGCGCACCCCAAGATCAGGGTGCATTGGAAGAAAAACTGGTTAAAATTGGTGCCCAGAGAGTTGGGGAGGAATTTCAGGAGGACGTTTATTTTAACGCACCTCATAGAGACTTTGCCCAGACTGATGAAGCCCTTAGAATAAGAAAAGTCACAAGTGGAGCTTCAGAAAAAATATTCATAACCTACAAGGGTGCCAAGATGGATGAAGTAAGTAAAACCAGGAAAGAAATTGAAGTAGGAGTGGAAGACTCTCATAAGGTTGCGGATATTTTCCAAAACCTCAGTTTCCGTCCAGTGGCAACAGTGCGAAAGAATCGAATCATTTACACCCTTAATGATCTGATTATAACCCTGGATGAAGTTCATGAAGTAGGTAATTTTGTAGAGATTGAAAAAGAAATTGAAGAAGGTAATGACACAACAGAAGCACTAGATGAGATTTTCGCCACCTATTCAAAGATAGGGATAGAATATGGTTTTGAAAGAAGATCTTATCTGGAACTGATGGGAATTCATTAAAATAATATCAAACATTCCCAGATCAGTTCTTATTATTTATCTTTACTATAATTTGTCTTTGATTATAGATTAAATCAATATTAAGATTCCTTAAACACCATTATGAAAAATTAGATGAGATTCATCAATAGTACGTTTTATTCCAAAATATCATGAAAAATGGTTTTTTTTAACATGAATATGAACATTAAAGTTTTAACCAACTGAATGCCACTTCACCGGCAACCGGAAGATGTTAGCCGGAGAAATTGAGGATAAAAACGAAAAGTTCATTTATATTTAAATAATAATGATCCAAGATAGTCTATGGATATTTTATATCTAATGATTACCCAATGAAATTCATAGTTTTCCAGGAAAATCATGTTTAAAAATTTTAAAATCCCACAGTTATGATTATTGAATTGAATTCGACATTTATTGTATATTAATATCTAAAAGAACAGGTGGTAATGTTTTGAAATATTTCGTGAGTCCCTTTAACCAGTCAGTTGATTTAAAGTTTCCGGATAATATCACTGTTTACGATACCACACTCCGAGATGGTGAACAAACACCCGGTGTCTGTCTTAGAACACCAGAAAAACTTCAAATTGCACGAAAACTCGATGAACTAAGATTACACCAGATTGAAGCAGGATTCCCTGTAGTGTCCCATGAAGAGAAACGCTCGGTAAAGGCCATTGCAGATGAAAATTTGGATGCACAGATATTAGCCCTCTGCCGTACAAAAAAAGAAGATATTGACACAGCTCTGGATTGTAATGTAGATGGAATAATCACTTTTTTAGGCACTTCCGCTCTTCACCTCAAACATAAACTCAAAGTTAGCCAGGAAGATGCTTTGAATATATGTATGAATTCAATTGAACACGCCAAGGATCATGGTCTTTTTGTAGCATTCTCGGCAGAAGACGCAACCCGTACTGATCTGGACTTTTTGAAGAATGTCTACAAGAAAGCAGAAATTTACGGTGCTGATCGGGTGCATATAGCCGATACTGTGGGAGCAATAAGCCCTCAGGGCATGGATTATCTGGTACGAGAGCTAAAAAAG is a window encoding:
- a CDS encoding adenylyl cyclase CyaB, putative (PFAM: CYTH domain~TIGRFAM: adenylyl cyclase CyaB, putative), translating into MIEVEVKARAPQDQGALEEKLVKIGAQRVGEEFQEDVYFNAPHRDFAQTDEALRIRKVTSGASEKIFITYKGAKMDEVSKTRKEIEVGVEDSHKVADIFQNLSFRPVATVRKNRIIYTLNDLIITLDEVHEVGNFVEIEKEIEEGNDTTEALDEIFATYSKIGIEYGFERRSYLELMGIH
- a CDS encoding isopropylmalate/citramalate/homocitrate synthase (PFAM: HMGL-like~TIGRFAM: isopropylmalate/citramalate/homocitrate synthases), with the protein product MKYFVSPFNQSVDLKFPDNITVYDTTLRDGEQTPGVCLRTPEKLQIARKLDELRLHQIEAGFPVVSHEEKRSVKAIADENLDAQILALCRTKKEDIDTALDCNVDGIITFLGTSALHLKHKLKVSQEDALNICMNSIEHAKDHGLFVAFSAEDATRTDLDFLKNVYKKAEIYGADRVHIADTVGAISPQGMDYLVRELKKELNIEIALHCHNDFGMALSNCISGLLAGATAVSTTVNGIGERAGNTSLEELVMTLLLIYGVDLNFNISVFYELSQMVEELTNMKVPENKPIVGRNVFRHESGIHVDAVIEEPLTYEPFLPELIGHQRQIVLGKHSGCRAVKAKLNECGIDVTKDELCKIVGMVKEKREEGKYINDKVFNDIVRSVRGPFNF